In one window of Nakamurella sp. PAMC28650 DNA:
- a CDS encoding zinc-binding dehydrogenase yields MRALVVDGPRRASIQDVAVPIAGTGQVVVDVERSGVCGTDGAIYTGDMLYLGTGQAKYAMRPGHEWCGTVASIGEGVDPSWLGTRVTGDTMLGCRQCERCRRGRQHLCRNRYEVGVLGGWHGAVAEQVLVPAASLYALPDSVDDTAGAMVEPGGNSRRAAQVAVLAPGDRVAVFGPGTIGLLAAGFARSLGAEVHVIGRSPAGVALARSLGLPAWLTDEVPDLRFDAAIDATDGAGIPAAAVDLVEPGGRIVCVGLAGEPSVIDSRQLVLKDLTVVGHLSGSPAMAATIAAYADGRVDPAPLVAATVGLDRAADVLAGWRPEHAGPGPKIHIDPRR; encoded by the coding sequence ATGCGAGCACTGGTCGTCGACGGTCCCCGTCGGGCGTCCATCCAGGACGTGGCCGTCCCGATTGCCGGCACCGGTCAGGTCGTCGTAGACGTCGAACGTTCCGGTGTCTGTGGTACGGACGGTGCGATCTACACGGGCGACATGCTCTACCTCGGTACCGGTCAGGCAAAGTACGCCATGCGCCCGGGCCACGAGTGGTGCGGGACGGTGGCTTCCATCGGCGAAGGAGTCGACCCGTCCTGGCTCGGCACCAGGGTCACCGGCGATACGATGCTGGGCTGCAGGCAGTGCGAGAGGTGCCGGCGTGGACGCCAGCACCTGTGCCGGAACCGTTATGAGGTAGGCGTTCTCGGTGGCTGGCACGGAGCCGTCGCCGAACAGGTCCTGGTGCCCGCGGCCAGCCTGTACGCCCTTCCGGACTCCGTCGACGACACCGCGGGCGCCATGGTCGAACCCGGTGGCAACTCCCGCCGCGCGGCACAGGTGGCCGTCCTGGCGCCCGGCGACCGGGTGGCCGTCTTCGGGCCGGGCACCATCGGCCTGCTCGCCGCCGGGTTCGCGAGAAGCCTTGGCGCGGAGGTACACGTCATCGGACGTTCACCGGCCGGGGTGGCACTGGCCCGCAGTCTCGGCCTGCCGGCCTGGCTCACCGACGAGGTGCCGGACCTGCGGTTCGACGCTGCGATCGACGCCACCGACGGCGCCGGGATCCCCGCTGCTGCGGTGGATCTGGTCGAGCCGGGCGGCCGGATCGTCTGCGTCGGTCTGGCCGGCGAGCCGAGCGTGATCGATTCCCGACAGCTGGTGCTCAAGGATCTCACCGTCGTCGGTCACCTCTCCGGGTCACCGGCGATGGCCGCGACGATCGCCGCCTACGCGGACGGCCGGGTCGATCCCGCGCCACTGGTCGCGGCGACCGTCGGTCTGGATCGGGCCGCCGACGTGCTGGCCGGATGGCGACCGGAGCATGCCGGTCCCGGCCCGAAGATCCACATCGACCCGCGGCGGTAG